In the Kitasatospora terrestris genome, one interval contains:
- the folP gene encoding dihydropteroate synthase, with protein MAIVNRTPDSFFDHGATFADEPAFAAAERAVAEGAAILDIGGVKAGPGDEVTVEEELRRTVPFVAELRKRHPDVVISVDTWRHEVGEAVCEVGADLLNDAWGGVDPKLAEVAARYDAGLVCTHAGGAEPRTRPHRIGYEDVMADILGVTVGLAERAAELGVRRDALIIDPGHDFGKNTRHSLEATRRLPEMTATGFPVLVSLSNKDFVGETLDRPVDERLLGTLATTAVSAWLGAQVYRVHQVAETRQVLDMVASIRGTRPPAVARRGLA; from the coding sequence ATGGCGATCGTCAACCGCACTCCGGACTCCTTCTTCGACCACGGCGCGACCTTCGCCGACGAGCCGGCGTTCGCGGCGGCGGAGCGGGCGGTCGCCGAGGGTGCGGCGATCCTGGACATCGGCGGGGTGAAGGCCGGCCCCGGCGACGAGGTGACGGTCGAGGAGGAGCTGCGCCGGACCGTGCCGTTCGTGGCGGAGCTGCGCAAGCGCCACCCCGACGTGGTGATCAGCGTGGACACCTGGCGGCACGAGGTCGGCGAGGCGGTCTGCGAGGTCGGCGCGGACCTGCTGAACGACGCCTGGGGCGGGGTGGACCCGAAGCTGGCGGAGGTCGCGGCCCGGTACGACGCGGGGCTGGTGTGCACGCACGCGGGCGGCGCCGAGCCGCGGACCCGCCCGCACCGGATCGGGTACGAGGACGTGATGGCCGACATCCTGGGCGTGACCGTGGGCCTCGCGGAGCGGGCGGCGGAACTCGGGGTGCGGCGGGACGCGCTGATCATCGACCCGGGGCACGACTTCGGGAAGAACACCCGGCACTCGCTGGAGGCGACCCGGCGGCTGCCGGAGATGACCGCGACCGGCTTCCCGGTGCTGGTCTCGCTCTCCAACAAGGACTTCGTCGGCGAGACGCTGGACCGGCCGGTGGACGAGCGGCTGCTCGGCACGCTGGCGACCACCGCCGTCTCGGCCTGGCTGGGCGCGCAGGTCTACCGGGTGCACCAGGTGGCCGAGACCCGGCAGGTGCTGGACATGGTGGCCTCGATCCGCGGCACCCGGCCCCCGGCGGTGGCCCGCCGGGGGCTGGCGTAG
- a CDS encoding DivIVA domain-containing protein, producing MFWVIVAAMAVVVGGAALVALGGGGSLPEAEHDRLVPRLPQDRPLSRFDVDELRLPMALRGYRMEEVDDVLDRLGAELALRDSRIAELEAVAVVRGSVEAGAGAEAGAGEPLPGLESFAKVVEPEEGPAAPEQRKELK from the coding sequence GTGTTCTGGGTGATCGTGGCCGCGATGGCCGTGGTGGTCGGCGGTGCGGCGCTGGTGGCGCTCGGCGGTGGCGGTTCGCTGCCGGAGGCCGAGCACGACCGGCTCGTCCCCCGCCTCCCGCAGGACCGTCCGCTCAGCCGCTTCGACGTGGACGAGCTGCGCCTGCCGATGGCGCTGCGCGGCTACCGCATGGAGGAGGTCGACGACGTCCTCGACCGGCTCGGCGCCGAGCTGGCCCTCCGCGACTCCCGGATCGCCGAGCTGGAGGCCGTCGCGGTGGTCCGCGGCTCGGTCGAGGCCGGCGCGGGCGCCGAGGCGGGCGCGGGCGAGCCGCTGCCGGGTCTGGAGTCCTTCGCCAAGGTCGTCGAGCCGGAGGAGGGGCCGGCCGCTCCCGAGCAGCGCAAGGAGCTGAAGTGA
- a CDS encoding DNA-3-methyladenine glycosylase I: MTAAVLGADGLLRCPWGDSADDYRVYHDTEWGVPVHGDGPLFERISLEAFQSGLSWITILRRREGFRAAFAGFDIERVAEYGPADVERLLQDEGIIRNRAKVEATVANARAALDLGEGELDALVWRYATDPARPAPRTLADVPAVTPESTALAKDLKKHGFRFVGPTTAYALMQACGLVNDHLADCGYRAPR; this comes from the coding sequence GTGACCGCCGCCGTCCTCGGCGCGGACGGCCTGCTGCGCTGCCCGTGGGGCGACTCGGCGGACGACTACCGGGTCTACCACGACACCGAGTGGGGCGTGCCGGTGCACGGGGACGGTCCGCTGTTCGAGCGGATCTCGCTGGAGGCCTTCCAGTCCGGGCTGTCCTGGATCACCATCCTGCGGCGCCGCGAGGGCTTCCGGGCGGCGTTCGCGGGCTTCGACATCGAGCGGGTCGCCGAGTACGGCCCCGCCGACGTGGAGCGCCTGCTCCAGGACGAGGGCATCATCCGCAACCGGGCCAAGGTCGAGGCCACCGTCGCCAACGCCCGGGCCGCGCTCGACCTCGGCGAGGGCGAGCTGGACGCGCTGGTCTGGCGGTACGCCACCGATCCCGCCCGGCCGGCCCCGCGGACCCTCGCGGACGTCCCCGCGGTCACCCCGGAGTCCACCGCGCTGGCCAAGGACCTCAAGAAGCACGGCTTCCGGTTCGTCGGCCCGACCACGGCGTACGCCCTGATGCAGGCCTGCGGCCTGGTCAACGACCACCTGGCGGACTGCGGGTACCGGGCGCCCCGCTGA